A portion of the Bacillus thuringiensis genome contains these proteins:
- a CDS encoding TetR/AcrR family transcriptional regulator codes for MSISITRQKILAAASQIVQCKGVAKLTLEAVAKEAGVSKGGLLYHFANKEALIEGMIVRGIEDYEGAIYNKVAEDSERKGRWVRSFVEERLSNERRTEELSSSMMAAFMLKPELLEPLQQSFQQLQKNIENDEIDSVCATIIRLAADGLWYSEYLGVGRLSPELREKVIQALIVNSYK; via the coding sequence ATGAGTATCAGCATAACGCGGCAAAAGATTTTGGCGGCCGCTTCTCAAATTGTGCAATGTAAAGGGGTTGCTAAATTAACCTTAGAAGCAGTGGCAAAAGAGGCGGGTGTAAGTAAAGGTGGATTATTGTATCACTTTGCAAATAAAGAAGCTTTAATAGAAGGTATGATAGTCAGAGGGATAGAGGATTATGAGGGCGCTATTTACAATAAAGTAGCGGAAGACTCAGAGAGGAAAGGGAGATGGGTTCGCTCTTTTGTAGAGGAAAGATTAAGTAATGAGAGAAGAACAGAAGAGTTGTCTAGTAGTATGATGGCAGCATTCATGTTAAAACCTGAATTACTTGAGCCATTACAACAATCATTTCAGCAACTGCAAAAGAATATAGAAAACGATGAGATAGATTCAGTATGTGCAACAATTATTAGATTAGCAGCAGATGGATTATGGTATTCGGAATATTTAGGGGTTGGCAGACTAAGCCCCGAGTTAAGAGAAAAAGTGATTCAAGCTCTTATTGTTAATTCGTATAAATAG
- the ecsC gene encoding ecs operon protein EcsC, producing the protein MITYEEKVIKELEQWKATFMKDSSMMTRFSKKVQTKVQQLIPAKVQKVLTETIRMMVQTISAGSNFIKPKLKETTWSLQRRDDEVRKKMDEYKKIAAAEGAGTGAGGILLGLADFPLLLGIKIKFLFDAATLYGFDTSDKEERLFILHVFQLAFSSDDHRKEIWKAIETWDTEEENHMDWEKFQTEYRDYIDLAKMLQLVPIIGAPVGAYANYQLLQRLGEVTMNCYRMRLLNRD; encoded by the coding sequence ATGATTACATACGAAGAGAAGGTTATAAAAGAATTGGAGCAGTGGAAAGCTACATTCATGAAAGATTCTTCTATGATGACACGGTTCTCCAAAAAAGTGCAGACGAAAGTGCAACAGCTCATTCCGGCGAAAGTACAAAAAGTGCTAACAGAGACGATCCGGATGATGGTACAAACAATTAGCGCCGGGTCAAACTTTATAAAGCCGAAGCTAAAAGAGACGACATGGTCACTGCAAAGACGTGACGATGAAGTTCGTAAAAAAATGGATGAGTACAAAAAAATAGCAGCGGCAGAAGGAGCAGGGACGGGAGCTGGTGGTATTCTCCTCGGTCTTGCTGACTTTCCGCTTTTACTCGGCATTAAAATTAAATTTTTATTCGATGCAGCAACATTGTACGGATTTGATACGAGCGACAAAGAAGAGCGCCTTTTTATCCTTCACGTTTTCCAGCTTGCCTTTTCAAGTGACGACCACCGAAAAGAAATATGGAAAGCAATCGAAACATGGGATACAGAAGAAGAAAATCATATGGACTGGGAAAAGTTCCAAACAGAGTACCGAGACTATATCGATTTAGCAAAAATGCTTCAGCTCGTACCCATAATCGGTGCCCCGGTCGGCGCGTATGCGAACTATCAATTATTGCAAAGACTTGGGGAAGTAACGATGAATTGTTATCGTATGCGGTTGCTGAATAGGGATTAA
- a CDS encoding YjcZ family sporulation protein, with product MGLGGNGGGEAGQAGKSGFSLIIVLFIVLIIVGVSYIGLSF from the coding sequence ATGGGACTTGGTGGTAATGGCGGCGGTGAAGCGGGACAAGCTGGCAAGAGCGGATTTTCATTAATCATTGTACTTTTTATCGTATTGATTATAGTTGGAGTTAGCTATATCGGACTTAGCTTCTAA
- a CDS encoding PH domain-containing protein, with translation MYKRQHPITMLLELKITDFIPLIIFMFSLNGKFPFWYLIPAGFGLLTVFSAFEKWYYTTYWVENNVLHVKKGLFVKKESYLNKERVQTINTSSNVLYQMLGLKKIQIETAGGGDEAEVSLAGITAEEAAELIALLNEPTPEVKAEGTLDEATENTVEKEIVTEEKQATEYKLTWKEILLASVTSGQFGLLFSLIFFVYHQVDEYIPKWIENGVKSYVMEHDIYGWIFMVAILLVLSWVISTIGYALKHGNFTVNRKNDEVRISQGLLERKELVLKLHRIQGITIKESILRQPFGYCAVQVEVIQSKGMDDEKEKVTLHPIIRKDRVQQLLTHLQLPYELNTNIISLPKAALRRYLIDSFIFFAMLAIPLTGISIYSEKHFIMWALIPLAILIFTLGYATFKTNGYSVNGEQITLVYRSVGKYTGLIRRRHVQSMEKTQSYFQRRADLCTYKFSSASSSYKIEHTRVEDAERMQDWYKKRMSEE, from the coding sequence ATGTATAAGAGGCAGCATCCAATCACGATGTTATTAGAATTAAAAATAACAGATTTTATACCACTCATTATTTTCATGTTCAGCTTAAACGGAAAATTTCCGTTTTGGTATTTAATTCCCGCAGGATTTGGTTTACTCACCGTTTTTTCAGCATTTGAAAAATGGTATTACACAACATATTGGGTTGAAAATAACGTATTACATGTGAAAAAAGGTCTCTTCGTGAAAAAGGAGAGCTACTTAAATAAAGAACGTGTTCAAACGATTAATACAAGTTCTAACGTGCTCTATCAAATGCTCGGTTTGAAAAAAATTCAGATTGAAACAGCTGGTGGGGGCGATGAAGCAGAAGTTAGCTTAGCTGGTATTACGGCAGAAGAAGCGGCGGAGCTTATTGCTTTGCTAAATGAGCCAACTCCAGAAGTGAAAGCAGAAGGAACGTTAGACGAAGCAACAGAAAATACAGTAGAAAAAGAAATTGTTACAGAAGAAAAACAAGCGACAGAGTATAAATTAACTTGGAAAGAGATTTTATTAGCATCTGTTACATCTGGTCAATTTGGACTATTATTCTCTTTAATCTTTTTCGTCTATCACCAAGTAGATGAGTACATTCCGAAATGGATAGAGAATGGCGTAAAGTCGTATGTAATGGAACATGATATATATGGCTGGATTTTCATGGTAGCTATTTTGCTCGTTCTTTCGTGGGTTATATCTACAATTGGCTACGCGTTAAAACATGGTAACTTCACAGTAAATCGAAAAAATGATGAAGTCCGTATTTCGCAAGGGTTACTGGAAAGAAAAGAACTCGTACTAAAATTGCACCGTATTCAAGGTATTACGATAAAAGAAAGCATTTTACGCCAACCATTCGGTTATTGTGCTGTGCAAGTAGAAGTAATTCAAAGTAAGGGAATGGATGACGAAAAAGAAAAAGTTACACTGCATCCAATTATTCGAAAAGATCGCGTGCAACAGTTACTCACACATTTACAGTTACCATATGAACTGAATACAAACATTATTTCATTACCAAAAGCAGCATTGCGCCGCTATCTCATTGATAGTTTCATTTTCTTCGCAATGCTAGCAATCCCGCTTACTGGAATAAGTATATACTCTGAAAAGCACTTCATCATGTGGGCATTAATTCCGCTCGCGATCCTCATCTTTACACTTGGATACGCAACATTTAAAACAAATGGTTACAGTGTTAACGGAGAACAAATTACACTTGTCTATCGTAGCGTCGGAAAATATACAGGACTTATTAGAAGAAGACATGTCCAATCAATGGAGAAGACACAATCATATTTCCAGCGCCGAGCGGATTTATGTACGTATAAGTTTTCTAGTGCATCATCTAGTTATAAAATAGAGCATACGAGAGTAGAAGACGCGGAGAGAATGCAGGATTGGTATAAGAAGAGAATGAGTGAGGAATAA
- a CDS encoding HTH-type transcriptional regulator Hpr gives MKSGEKDYSVKEAMIFSQRIAQLSKALWKCVEKDWQQWIKPYDLNINEHHILTIAYHLKGASISEIAKFGVMHVSTAFNFSKKLEERGYLVFSKKEDDKRNTYIEITDKGEELLLRLMEEYDPENNSVFNGALALRNFYGKFPENIELIAILRNIYGQDFIDIFEKSLEDIEENFTESDQKLVKK, from the coding sequence ATGAAAAGTGGAGAAAAAGATTACTCGGTAAAAGAAGCGATGATTTTCAGCCAACGCATTGCTCAATTATCGAAAGCGTTATGGAAATGTGTAGAGAAAGATTGGCAGCAGTGGATTAAACCTTACGATTTAAATATTAATGAACATCATATTTTAACAATCGCTTATCATTTAAAAGGGGCTTCTATTTCTGAGATTGCTAAGTTTGGAGTTATGCACGTATCAACAGCGTTTAACTTCTCTAAAAAGCTTGAAGAACGCGGCTATCTTGTATTCTCAAAAAAGGAAGATGATAAACGAAATACGTACATTGAAATTACAGACAAAGGGGAAGAATTACTACTTCGCTTAATGGAAGAGTATGATCCTGAAAATAATTCGGTATTTAATGGGGCTCTTGCACTTCGTAATTTTTATGGGAAGTTCCCAGAAAATATCGAACTGATTGCAATCCTGCGTAATATTTACGGACAAGACTTTATCGATATTTTTGAGAAATCATTAGAAGATATTGAAGAGAACTTTACAGAATCCGATCAAAAGTTAGTTAAGAAATAA
- the ecsB gene encoding ABC transporter permease EcsB has protein sequence MNSAALWKERFRHFLNEVRTYSKYVFNDHLKFIFVFIIGAGAYYYQQWLQTLTSSFPTALVMAVLIGLVLTAGSIQTLLKEADLVYLLPVEEKLKPYFTKAFLFTFMIQLYIIAIVAAALAPLYFQQMKQTGAGYIWIVLAFVIVKAWNLFVAWEKSFLTDQNIQRADWFIRFILNGLFVYFLVERTSVLFIGGIVLLMVLYLAIMHQMVKGKPLNWEYLISEEGKKMMLLYRIANMFVDVPALKERVSRRKWLDFILSIIGEKRTYLYLYTRTFLRSGNYFGLYVRLLALGGVILYFIPFLYGRFIVSFIFLYLIGYQLLTLWKHHRMKIWLDLYPVKVDEKKKDFLTLLNAILIIGSVIFTVIFALATKDFMMTGILLVVSILFSIGFVYQYGAKRIERLN, from the coding sequence ATGAATAGCGCAGCGTTATGGAAAGAACGATTTCGTCACTTTCTAAACGAAGTTCGTACATATAGTAAATACGTATTTAATGATCATTTGAAATTTATTTTCGTGTTCATCATCGGTGCGGGAGCGTATTATTACCAGCAATGGTTACAAACGTTAACATCTTCCTTTCCAACTGCGCTCGTAATGGCAGTATTAATTGGACTCGTGTTAACAGCTGGATCCATTCAAACGTTATTAAAAGAAGCGGATCTCGTTTACTTACTGCCAGTTGAAGAAAAGTTAAAACCTTACTTCACCAAGGCATTTCTTTTTACATTTATGATTCAGTTATACATAATCGCAATCGTAGCAGCTGCGCTTGCTCCGTTATACTTCCAACAAATGAAGCAAACAGGTGCTGGATACATTTGGATCGTCCTCGCATTTGTCATTGTAAAAGCGTGGAATTTATTTGTAGCGTGGGAAAAGTCATTTTTAACAGATCAAAATATACAAAGGGCTGATTGGTTTATTCGTTTTATCTTAAACGGTTTATTTGTATATTTCCTTGTAGAACGTACTTCAGTTCTTTTCATTGGCGGAATCGTTCTGCTCATGGTGTTATATCTTGCTATCATGCATCAAATGGTAAAAGGAAAGCCGCTAAACTGGGAGTATTTAATTTCTGAAGAAGGTAAGAAAATGATGCTGCTGTACCGAATTGCGAATATGTTCGTTGATGTACCAGCATTAAAAGAAAGAGTATCTCGCCGAAAATGGCTGGATTTCATTCTGTCGATAATCGGCGAAAAGCGTACATATTTATACTTATATACGAGAACGTTTTTAAGATCAGGTAACTATTTTGGATTATATGTGCGTCTGCTCGCTCTTGGAGGAGTTATTCTTTACTTCATTCCATTTTTATATGGACGATTTATCGTAAGTTTTATCTTCCTATACTTAATCGGCTATCAGCTATTAACTTTATGGAAACATCACCGCATGAAAATTTGGCTTGATTTGTATCCAGTAAAGGTAGATGAAAAGAAGAAAGATTTTCTTACTTTATTAAATGCGATTCTAATCATCGGGAGCGTAATCTTTACAGTTATATTTGCACTAGCAACGAAAGATTTCATGATGACAGGAATTTTACTTGTCGTAAGCATATTATTTAGTATCGGTTTCGTTTACCAATACGGGGCGAAGCGCATTGAGCGTTTAAATTGA
- a CDS encoding HIT family protein has product MNHTADNCIFCKIIDGQIPCSKVYEDEHVLAFLDISQVTKGHTLVIPKVHKQDIFALTPEIASHIFSVVPKISNAIKAEFNPVGFNLLNNNGEKAGQTVFHFHLHLIPRYGEKDGFGAVWKSHQNEYTMENLQNIASTIANSVK; this is encoded by the coding sequence ATGAATCATACAGCAGACAATTGTATTTTTTGTAAAATCATTGACGGGCAAATCCCTTGCTCAAAAGTATACGAAGATGAACATGTGCTTGCATTTTTAGATATTAGTCAAGTAACAAAAGGACATACTCTTGTTATTCCGAAAGTTCACAAACAAGACATTTTTGCGTTAACGCCAGAAATCGCATCACACATTTTTTCTGTCGTTCCAAAAATCTCAAATGCGATTAAAGCAGAGTTTAATCCAGTTGGCTTTAACCTACTTAACAATAACGGTGAAAAAGCTGGACAAACTGTGTTCCACTTCCACCTTCATTTAATTCCACGCTACGGTGAAAAAGATGGTTTCGGTGCTGTTTGGAAATCACACCAAAATGAATACACTATGGAAAATTTACAAAACATCGCAAGTACAATTGCAAATAGTGTGAAATAA
- a CDS encoding YtxH domain-containing protein — translation MSKAKSFITGVICGGAVAGLAVLFSTPSSGKDMRGKLKEKGNDIKKTLADITADTKLLKRQIVETASEGKEVFQELKDDMQDTLSNWKQDISQNKRHIEKEILDIQKSIEKLQEAVPEKA, via the coding sequence ATGTCAAAAGCTAAATCCTTTATTACAGGTGTTATTTGCGGGGGAGCAGTTGCTGGACTAGCCGTTCTTTTCTCAACTCCTTCTTCTGGTAAAGACATGCGCGGCAAGTTAAAAGAAAAAGGAAATGATATTAAAAAGACTTTAGCTGATATTACAGCTGATACGAAATTATTAAAGCGTCAAATTGTTGAAACTGCTTCAGAAGGTAAAGAAGTGTTTCAAGAACTAAAAGATGACATGCAAGACACGCTTTCTAACTGGAAACAAGATATTTCTCAAAACAAGCGCCATATTGAGAAAGAAATTTTGGACATCCAAAAGTCAATTGAGAAACTGCAAGAAGCTGTTCCAGAAAAAGCGTAA
- a CDS encoding DUF1878 family protein — protein sequence MDVVRRLEQAEYYVDLLFKMIDEEKCPFYSLIIKKKARKKDIERILNLCEKLNEQYVVEKAEGLLLFDALLNQFEKALPHQLEVHETAEALAKQGLFKPLMNEFLSMIAKK from the coding sequence ATGGACGTTGTTAGAAGATTAGAACAAGCTGAATACTACGTAGACCTACTATTTAAAATGATTGATGAAGAGAAGTGTCCATTTTATTCTTTGATCATAAAGAAAAAAGCTCGTAAAAAAGATATTGAACGTATACTAAATCTTTGTGAAAAACTGAACGAGCAATATGTAGTGGAGAAAGCAGAAGGGCTTCTTTTGTTCGATGCGCTGTTAAATCAATTTGAAAAAGCGCTTCCACATCAGCTCGAAGTACACGAAACTGCGGAAGCGCTAGCAAAACAAGGTTTATTTAAGCCGCTTATGAATGAATTCTTAAGCATGATTGCGAAAAAATAA
- the ecsA gene encoding ABC transporter ATP-binding protein EcsA, producing MSELLRVENVTGGYTKRPVLKDVSFSVNKGELVGLIGLNGAGKSTTIKHIIGLMEPKKGTVTINGKTIRDDMTAYRSSFSFIPETPVLYDELTLEEHLKLTAMAYGVDEKQYEERVGQLLHEFRMKNRLKWFPSHFSKGMKQKVMIMSAFLVEPSLYIVDEPFVGLDPLAIQSLLQMMDQMKKSGAGILMSTHILATAERYCDSFIILHQGEVRAKGTLAELQSQFNMPGATLDDIYIALTKEEDYE from the coding sequence ATGAGCGAGTTATTGCGTGTAGAAAATGTTACAGGAGGATATACGAAACGACCTGTATTAAAAGATGTTTCGTTCTCTGTTAATAAAGGCGAACTTGTCGGCTTAATCGGTTTAAATGGAGCTGGTAAAAGTACGACGATTAAACATATTATCGGTTTAATGGAACCGAAAAAAGGAACTGTCACAATTAATGGGAAAACAATTCGTGATGATATGACAGCGTACCGTTCTAGCTTTTCATTCATTCCAGAAACGCCGGTATTATATGATGAATTAACGTTAGAAGAGCATTTGAAATTAACAGCGATGGCGTACGGCGTTGATGAAAAACAATATGAAGAACGTGTAGGACAACTATTACATGAATTTCGCATGAAAAATCGTTTAAAATGGTTTCCATCTCATTTCTCAAAAGGGATGAAACAAAAAGTAATGATTATGAGCGCGTTTTTAGTTGAGCCATCTCTTTACATAGTAGACGAACCTTTCGTTGGATTAGATCCGTTAGCAATTCAATCTCTTCTTCAAATGATGGATCAAATGAAAAAGAGTGGAGCCGGTATTTTAATGAGCACACATATTTTAGCGACGGCAGAGCGTTATTGTGATTCGTTCATTATTCTGCATCAAGGTGAAGTAAGAGCGAAGGGAACATTAGCTGAACTGCAATCACAGTTTAATATGCCAGGTGCAACGTTAGATGATATTTACATCGCGCTAACAAAGGAAGAAGATTATGAATAG
- a CDS encoding DUF975 family protein, translating into MISQLKREALDALKGRWGLAVGATLLIGILIGAVEMLTTGIFSIFWGWEEASDSLTVSIIVMLVIGPLTIGAYYLVLNAIRGTDARIGHIFRWFSDGSKLMKSFLTYLLMYVYLTLWTLLLIIPGIIKSFSYSMTYFILNDHPEYTANQAITESRHMMNGHKMDYFLLCLSFLGWFILSILTIGIGFLWLAPYFYATSAAFYEEISKEYYKKEGTTF; encoded by the coding sequence ATGATAAGTCAGTTGAAAAGAGAAGCACTTGATGCATTAAAAGGAAGATGGGGATTAGCGGTAGGGGCAACTTTATTAATTGGAATCCTTATTGGAGCTGTTGAAATGCTAACAACAGGTATTTTCTCGATATTTTGGGGTTGGGAAGAGGCAAGTGATTCACTTACAGTAAGTATTATTGTAATGCTTGTTATTGGTCCATTAACAATAGGTGCCTATTATCTTGTTTTAAATGCAATTCGTGGGACTGATGCTCGCATTGGTCATATATTTAGATGGTTTAGCGATGGAAGTAAGTTGATGAAGTCGTTTTTAACATATTTACTAATGTATGTATACTTGACTCTATGGACATTACTTCTTATTATTCCAGGTATTATTAAATCATTTTCTTATTCTATGACATATTTTATTTTGAATGATCATCCAGAATATACAGCGAATCAAGCGATTACTGAGAGTCGTCATATGATGAATGGACATAAAATGGATTATTTTTTACTATGCTTAAGTTTCTTAGGCTGGTTCATATTAAGTATTCTTACTATAGGAATCGGTTTCTTATGGTTAGCACCTTATTTCTACGCGACATCAGCCGCATTTTATGAAGAGATTTCAAAAGAATATTATAAAAAAGAAGGCACTACTTTCTAA
- a CDS encoding TetR/AcrR family transcriptional regulator, which produces MTKNLQTSQNIVEASFKLMAEHGIEKMSLSMIAKEVGISKPAIYYHFSSKEALVDFLFEEIFSGYHFVNYFDKEQYTKENFAEKLISDGLHMLSEYEGQEGILRVINEFIVTASRNEKYQKRLFEIQEDFLHGFHDLLKKGARLGVVSQHETEENAHTLALVIDNMSNYMLMGFQLKYKEIWIRNVKNVMKEE; this is translated from the coding sequence ATGACGAAGAATTTACAAACATCGCAGAACATTGTAGAGGCATCATTTAAACTTATGGCAGAACACGGCATTGAGAAGATGAGTCTTTCCATGATTGCGAAAGAGGTAGGTATTTCAAAACCGGCTATTTACTATCATTTTTCTTCTAAAGAAGCGTTAGTTGATTTTTTATTTGAAGAAATTTTTTCTGGGTATCATTTCGTGAATTATTTCGATAAAGAGCAATATACGAAAGAAAACTTTGCAGAAAAGTTAATTTCAGATGGTTTACATATGCTCTCTGAGTATGAAGGGCAAGAAGGAATACTACGCGTTATCAATGAATTTATCGTAACTGCATCGCGAAATGAAAAGTACCAGAAACGTTTATTTGAAATACAAGAGGATTTCTTACATGGTTTCCACGATTTATTGAAGAAAGGCGCGAGACTGGGCGTTGTGTCACAACATGAAACGGAAGAAAATGCTCATACGCTAGCACTCGTGATCGATAATATGAGCAACTATATGCTCATGGGATTCCAGTTAAAGTATAAAGAAATTTGGATTCGAAATGTGAAAAACGTAATGAAGGAGGAGTAA
- a CDS encoding PH domain-containing protein — MDPLKNEIHPDMVKVWKVRAVIEEGIGILVILAYLFLMIKFDWWAWILYVMIGLTVVFAPFSYFLFPKLRQRYYSYQLNEEELEIQHGLFVVKRVLVPMIRVQHVTIEQGPIMRKYGLAELHISTAATSHSIPGLTMYEAEMLKTKIAELAKVSDEDV, encoded by the coding sequence ATGGATCCATTGAAAAATGAAATTCACCCTGACATGGTCAAGGTGTGGAAAGTTCGTGCTGTAATTGAAGAAGGGATCGGTATACTCGTCATTTTAGCTTACCTTTTCCTTATGATAAAGTTTGATTGGTGGGCGTGGATTTTGTATGTGATGATTGGGCTAACAGTTGTGTTCGCACCATTTTCGTACTTCTTATTCCCGAAACTACGTCAACGTTATTACAGCTACCAACTAAATGAGGAAGAGCTTGAAATTCAGCATGGTCTTTTTGTCGTAAAGCGCGTATTAGTACCGATGATTCGTGTACAGCACGTAACGATTGAACAAGGTCCGATTATGAGAAAATATGGCTTAGCAGAATTACACATTTCAACGGCAGCAACTTCTCACAGCATCCCAGGCTTAACGATGTATGAAGCAGAAATGTTGAAAACGAAAATCGCAGAATTAGCGAAAGTGAGTGATGAGGATGTATAA